In the Candidatus Omnitrophota bacterium genome, one interval contains:
- the murG gene encoding undecaprenyldiphospho-muramoylpentapeptide beta-N-acetylglucosaminyltransferase, with protein sequence MKIVMATGGSGGHLFPALYVADVLRVRGHEVFFAGAFGGMEEKIRRHGYSFRDLPAKGLKTNSLKSVLEFSAAMIQSMARAGTMLREIRPDAVVGFGGYGSFPVVASAIVQRRPAMIHEQNVIPGRANRVLFQFADRVTLSFERTKSYCRRKDAVVTGCPSHRPDPRWTGRSAREHFGLDPEKFTVLILGGSQGSRRINREFLSAVEGMGTPAGLQIIHLCGQADFGEMGREYRRIGADVRLFEFLDEMEAAYAAADMVISRAGAVTVSEIAAFGVPAVLIPYPYAGGHQRANALVLAESGRADMVEEKDLSAKLLETLILDRMTHRGNRLAAAVMPPDAAERLAGEVLSLAAGRGKRKGT encoded by the coding sequence ATGAAAATCGTGATGGCAACCGGCGGAAGCGGGGGGCACCTGTTCCCGGCCCTGTATGTCGCCGATGTCCTGCGGGTGCGGGGCCATGAAGTTTTCTTTGCCGGGGCCTTTGGGGGGATGGAAGAAAAGATCCGGCGGCACGGGTATTCGTTCAGGGACCTGCCGGCCAAAGGATTGAAGACAAATTCGCTAAAGTCCGTTCTGGAATTTTCCGCGGCTATGATACAATCAATGGCAAGGGCAGGGACTATGCTGAGGGAGATCCGCCCTGACGCCGTGGTGGGCTTTGGCGGATACGGTTCGTTTCCCGTTGTGGCAAGCGCCATTGTTCAGCGCCGGCCCGCGATGATCCATGAGCAGAACGTGATTCCCGGACGCGCCAACCGTGTCCTTTTTCAATTCGCGGACAGAGTGACGTTGAGTTTCGAGCGGACGAAATCCTATTGCCGCCGGAAGGACGCTGTTGTCACCGGGTGCCCGTCCCATCGCCCCGACCCCCGTTGGACCGGCCGGTCCGCGCGGGAACATTTTGGCCTCGATCCGGAAAAATTCACGGTCCTGATTTTAGGAGGGAGCCAGGGTAGCCGGAGGATCAACCGGGAGTTCCTTTCGGCGGTGGAAGGGATGGGAACACCCGCCGGTTTACAGATTATTCATCTTTGCGGCCAGGCGGATTTCGGGGAAATGGGCCGGGAATACCGCCGGATAGGAGCGGATGTCCGGTTGTTTGAATTCCTGGACGAAATGGAAGCGGCGTATGCCGCCGCGGACATGGTGATTTCCCGCGCCGGGGCCGTGACCGTTTCGGAGATCGCCGCTTTTGGTGTCCCGGCGGTGCTGATCCCCTATCCGTATGCCGGCGGCCATCAGAGGGCGAACGCGCTTGTCTTGGCGGAATCCGGACGGGCCGACATGGTGGAAGAAAAGGACCTCTCGGCGAAATTGTTGGAGACCTTGATCCTGGATCGGATGACCCACCGGGGAAACAGGCTTGCCGCGGCCGTCATGCCGCCGGATGCCGCGGAACGGCTGGCCGGGGAAGTCTTGTCCCTGGCGGCTGGCCGGGGCAAGCGAAAGGGAACGTAG
- the murC gene encoding UDP-N-acetylmuramate--L-alanine ligase, with amino-acid sequence MAHKHYHFIGIGGIGMGALASLVLAKGHRVSGSDLKESQLFLELRHRGAAVFLGHAYENVGQPDFVVYSSAVGEDNPEMKAARDKEIPVLRRAELLAELMSNHVGITVAGAHGKTSTTSMISCLLMSAGINPTTAVGGIINGTSYNANLGRGQYFVAEVDESDGSFLYFQPFYSIITNIDFEHVDYYHTWENILAAYAQFVQRTAEGGTVIACGDDPNLRRILESVGQRHLTYGFSKDNDIFADRIVLDGYQSRFDCLADRNPLGTFELSVPGRHNILNSMAAIALGLALNVEVPVIQKSLKAYRGVKRRMQIVGDITDICVMDDYGHHPTEIKATLQAARLLGKKRVVTVFQPHRYTRTKFLMDGFVESLQLSDYVIITDIYAASEPPIEGISAETICGRLREKTDKPVVYLKKEDIFAHLRDAVRPGDLVLTLGAGDIYRIGEELVRDLTEKARKTLLSVGKKI; translated from the coding sequence ATGGCGCACAAACATTATCATTTCATCGGCATCGGCGGGATCGGGATGGGGGCTTTGGCCTCCCTTGTTCTGGCCAAGGGCCATCGGGTCAGCGGGTCGGACTTGAAGGAGAGCCAGTTGTTTCTAGAGCTCAGGCACCGGGGGGCCGCGGTGTTTCTCGGGCATGCCTACGAGAACGTGGGGCAGCCGGATTTCGTGGTTTATTCCTCGGCCGTGGGGGAAGATAACCCCGAGATGAAGGCGGCGCGGGACAAAGAGATCCCGGTGCTGCGGCGCGCGGAACTGCTCGCGGAGCTGATGAGCAATCATGTCGGCATCACGGTGGCGGGCGCCCACGGCAAAACCTCAACGACATCCATGATCAGCTGTCTTCTGATGAGCGCCGGGATCAACCCCACCACCGCCGTCGGCGGGATCATCAACGGGACGTCCTATAACGCCAATCTGGGCCGCGGCCAGTATTTCGTGGCCGAGGTGGACGAGAGCGACGGGTCATTCCTGTATTTCCAGCCGTTTTATTCCATCATCACCAACATCGATTTTGAACACGTGGATTACTACCATACCTGGGAGAATATCCTGGCGGCCTACGCCCAGTTTGTCCAGCGCACGGCCGAGGGCGGAACGGTCATCGCCTGCGGGGACGATCCCAACCTCCGCCGGATTCTGGAGTCCGTCGGCCAAAGGCACCTGACGTACGGTTTTTCCAAAGACAACGATATTTTTGCGGACCGTATCGTTTTGGACGGTTATCAGTCGCGCTTTGATTGTTTGGCTGACCGGAACCCCCTGGGGACCTTTGAGCTTTCAGTCCCGGGCCGCCACAATATCCTCAATTCCATGGCGGCGATCGCCCTGGGTCTGGCCCTGAACGTCGAGGTGCCTGTCATCCAGAAAAGTCTCAAGGCGTACCGCGGCGTGAAGCGGCGCATGCAGATAGTCGGCGACATCACGGACATTTGCGTCATGGACGATTACGGCCATCATCCGACGGAAATCAAGGCCACCCTGCAGGCCGCCCGGCTTTTGGGGAAGAAACGCGTCGTGACGGTCTTCCAGCCGCACCGGTACACCCGCACGAAATTTTTGATGGACGGGTTCGTGGAAAGCCTGCAGTTGAGCGATTATGTGATCATCACGGACATTTATGCCGCCAGCGAGCCGCCGATCGAGGGCATCAGCGCCGAGACGATTTGCGGCCGGCTTCGGGAGAAAACGGACAAGCCCGTGGTGTATCTGAAGAAAGAAGATATCTTCGCTCACCTGCGGGATGCGGTCAGGCCGGGGGACCTGGTGCTGACGCTGGGCGCGGGGGATATTTATCGCATCGGTGAAGAGCTTGTCCGGGACCTGACGGAAAAGGCCAGGAAAACCTTGCTGAGCGTCGGTAAGAAAATATGA
- a CDS encoding D-alanine--D-alanine ligase, giving the protein MNAAKPGHVGVLMGGCSSERDISLKSGHGVAEALASTGCRVSPLVVTSEHGADIVRLVRDSGIEVAFIALHGRFGEDGTVQAILEKLDIPYTGSGPEASRKALDKVTTQTLWKAAGLPVPDFWVIRKGADAVQNIIDPLPAFPVVVKPSREGSSFGVTIVRAMDQLSPALEKAFAYGPDVLVERFIRGREGTAGILDGRALPLVEIRPKAVFFDFEAKYQKGMTEYLVPAPLPEDVAARIQQMAVKAHGVLGCADFSRVDFMLDEENNPFLLEINTIPGFTPTSLLPKAAAAAGYAFPDLCVKLVELACRKRAKTPTKI; this is encoded by the coding sequence ATGAACGCGGCGAAACCGGGCCATGTCGGCGTTTTGATGGGGGGGTGCTCGTCGGAGCGCGACATTTCCCTCAAGTCCGGGCACGGGGTTGCGGAGGCGCTGGCGTCGACTGGATGCCGAGTGAGTCCGCTTGTGGTGACGTCCGAACATGGGGCGGACATCGTACGGTTGGTCCGCGATTCGGGAATCGAAGTCGCGTTCATCGCTTTGCACGGGCGGTTCGGGGAGGATGGGACGGTCCAGGCGATCCTCGAGAAGCTGGACATCCCGTATACGGGGTCAGGCCCGGAGGCGAGCCGTAAAGCTTTGGATAAGGTTACCACCCAGACTCTTTGGAAGGCGGCGGGACTTCCGGTGCCGGATTTTTGGGTGATCCGGAAGGGGGCCGACGCTGTTCAAAATATTATTGATCCATTGCCGGCGTTTCCGGTTGTGGTCAAGCCGTCGAGGGAAGGGTCCAGCTTTGGGGTGACGATCGTGAGGGCCATGGATCAGTTGTCTCCCGCGCTGGAGAAAGCTTTTGCATATGGCCCGGACGTCCTTGTCGAGCGGTTCATCCGTGGCCGCGAAGGGACCGCCGGAATTCTGGACGGCCGGGCCTTGCCTCTTGTGGAAATCCGTCCCAAGGCCGTGTTTTTCGATTTTGAAGCCAAGTACCAGAAAGGGATGACCGAGTATCTTGTGCCGGCGCCCTTGCCCGAAGACGTGGCGGCCCGCATCCAGCAGATGGCGGTGAAAGCGCACGGCGTCCTGGGCTGTGCCGATTTTTCGCGTGTGGATTTCATGCTGGATGAGGAGAACAATCCGTTTTTGCTGGAGATCAACACCATCCCCGGATTCACGCCGACGAGCCTCCTGCCGAAGGCCGCGGCCGCGGCCGGGTATGCGTTCCCGGATTTGTGCGTGAAACTGGTGGAGCTGGCGTGCCGCAAGCGCGCCAAGACGCCGACCAAAATATGA
- a CDS encoding cell division protein FtsQ/DivIB has product MAKKSKKNDVLKGVFKAVLVLGLVAGLAAAVAFAATDFLKTSRIFTIRAVILDPSLQPVKSRYLEGLIGKNIFDVDLRAVQRKVQLQYPEIHNLRILRRLPDKIHVTAQRREPFAGVRFHNREVILDRNGTVVSLSPIPSLRLPAITGARISQPVAVGKPVNEKTIGAALSVLKAVQTNSDLSAMSVVSIDVANLSNIEFHTSDGLKVIIDDEDIYPKIRKLGILTTQGDVNLKDYKYVDLRFQQPVLGKN; this is encoded by the coding sequence TTGGCCAAGAAGAGCAAGAAAAATGATGTCCTGAAGGGCGTGTTCAAAGCGGTCCTTGTCCTCGGGCTTGTGGCCGGGCTGGCCGCGGCCGTGGCCTTCGCCGCAACGGATTTCTTAAAGACGTCGCGGATTTTCACCATCCGCGCCGTGATCCTGGACCCGTCGCTTCAACCGGTCAAGTCGCGCTACCTGGAGGGCCTGATAGGGAAAAATATTTTTGACGTTGATCTGCGGGCCGTTCAGCGTAAGGTCCAGTTGCAATACCCCGAAATTCACAATCTGCGGATCCTGCGCAGGCTTCCGGACAAGATCCATGTCACCGCCCAGCGCCGCGAGCCGTTTGCCGGCGTGCGGTTCCATAACCGGGAGGTAATTTTGGACAGAAACGGGACCGTGGTGTCGTTGTCCCCGATTCCAAGCCTCCGCCTGCCCGCCATCACCGGGGCCAGGATCAGCCAGCCGGTGGCCGTCGGCAAGCCCGTGAATGAAAAGACCATCGGCGCGGCGTTGTCCGTCCTCAAGGCCGTGCAGACCAATTCGGACCTGTCCGCGATGTCCGTTGTTTCCATCGACGTCGCAAACCTGTCCAATATCGAGTTTCACACGTCAGACGGGTTGAAGGTGATCATCGATGATGAGGACATTTATCCGAAAATCCGGAAACTGGGTATTCTGACCACCC
- a CDS encoding peptidase MA family metallohydrolase, translated as MFRKIVFVTMLLAGLASVRGDCQNPKWQEYRCTHFLIYYKNVPMDFVKEVEEAAEGYYSAITRNLGFTRYQGWAFEGRAKIFIYDDQDDYVESSRQAGWSSGMASAREKVIRTFPSAHGFFDSTLPHELGHIIFREFIGYRAMIPLWLEEGVAMHQEKAKRWGAHQMVLKAIEKGEFIPLKALTQISLTQDTDRATVDLFYTESASVVYYLITEFGIHRFVNFCRALKEGRTFEAAFVSAYSRFQNVDDLNKAWVDYLKRK; from the coding sequence ATGTTCCGGAAAATTGTTTTTGTGACGATGTTGCTGGCGGGCCTGGCGTCCGTCCGGGGCGACTGCCAGAATCCGAAATGGCAGGAGTACCGGTGCACGCATTTCCTTATTTATTATAAAAATGTGCCGATGGATTTCGTGAAAGAAGTCGAAGAGGCCGCTGAGGGATATTACAGCGCCATCACCCGAAATCTCGGATTCACCCGTTATCAGGGCTGGGCCTTTGAAGGCCGGGCCAAGATTTTTATATACGACGATCAGGATGATTATGTGGAGTCCTCGCGGCAGGCGGGCTGGTCTTCGGGCATGGCCAGCGCGCGGGAGAAAGTGATCCGGACGTTTCCATCGGCGCACGGCTTTTTTGATTCGACCCTTCCGCATGAACTCGGGCATATCATTTTTCGGGAATTCATCGGTTATCGGGCGATGATCCCGCTGTGGCTCGAAGAGGGCGTGGCCATGCACCAGGAGAAGGCCAAGCGCTGGGGAGCCCATCAGATGGTCCTTAAGGCCATCGAGAAGGGGGAATTCATCCCCTTGAAGGCCCTGACCCAGATATCCCTGACGCAGGACACGGACAGGGCCACGGTCGATCTGTTCTATACCGAGTCGGCCAGCGTCGTGTATTATCTGATCACCGAGTTCGGGATCCACCGTTTCGTGAATTTCTGCCGGGCCCTGAAGGAAGGGCGGACGTTTGAGGCGGCCTTTGTCTCCGCTTACAGCCGTTTTCAAAATGTCGACGACCTGAACAAGGCCTGGGTTGATTACTTGAAGAGAAAATAA